Proteins from a single region of Bacteroidales bacterium:
- a CDS encoding bifunctional 4-hydroxy-2-oxoglutarate aldolase/2-dehydro-3-deoxy-phosphogluconate aldolase, whose protein sequence is MARFTRIEVALKMKETGIIPVFYHSDAAIAKQVLKACYDGGVRVFEFTNRGDFAHEVFAELNKWVFKELPEMILGVGSVVDAGTASLYIQLGANFVVSPVLKEDMAVTCNRRKIAWSPGCGSLNDISRAEELGAEIVKIFPGSSVGGPKFVAAVKGPCPWSSIMPTGGVEPTEENLKAWFDAGVTCVGMGSNLFPKEVIASGNWPAITQKVQEAFSILKKVRKSTN, encoded by the coding sequence ATGGCACGATTTACAAGAATTGAAGTAGCACTGAAAATGAAAGAGACAGGTATCATTCCTGTGTTCTATCATTCCGACGCAGCAATTGCCAAACAGGTACTGAAAGCATGTTATGACGGAGGTGTACGGGTATTTGAATTTACCAACCGCGGCGATTTCGCACATGAGGTATTTGCCGAACTGAACAAATGGGTATTTAAAGAACTTCCGGAAATGATACTGGGTGTCGGCTCAGTGGTAGATGCCGGAACAGCATCTTTGTACATACAATTGGGTGCCAATTTTGTTGTCTCCCCTGTCCTGAAAGAAGATATGGCTGTTACCTGTAACCGCAGGAAGATTGCCTGGAGCCCCGGTTGCGGCTCCCTCAACGATATTTCCCGTGCAGAAGAACTGGGTGCCGAAATTGTCAAGATATTTCCCGGATCCTCAGTCGGCGGCCCTAAGTTCGTGGCTGCCGTAAAAGGTCCCTGCCCCTGGTCGAGCATTATGCCTACCGGTGGTGTCGAACCGACTGAAGAGAACCTGAAAGCATGGTTTGACGCGGGAGTTACCTGCGTAGGTATGGGATCTAATTTATTCCCGAAAGAGGTGATCGCTTCCGGAAACTGGCCTGCCATCACCCAAAAAGTACAGGAAGCATTCTCAATCCTGAAAAAAGTAAGAAAATCAACCAATTAA
- a CDS encoding flippase-like domain-containing protein → MNRKLVKALQFIFFLLVGLTLLYFAFSGIDLKELMLQIKQADYRWVAFSVLFAVLALIFRAYRWRLLLAPMDMRPKVSHIFHAINIGYLANFVFPRIGEITRCGVLNRTDKLPVDRVFGTVIVERIFDMLMAVLMLLLILLLKFDMVGGFITHHIFDPVIERIPGKRSIIWIVIIFVLTILAFVLIWKIFRTQLAKITMLRKIKGWLTGIFNGIKSIYKMKSFGTFLLLNIIIFAMYFLQTYVMFFSLNVTSSLGLSDALFILVLSTLSFVIPVQGGIGAYHWIVSMGLTIFGLSREDGMVYATISHSTTSLVLIILGSVSLIFVFYSKKFRNNHTINISKQK, encoded by the coding sequence GTGAATCGCAAGTTAGTCAAAGCCCTTCAATTTATATTTTTTCTTTTAGTAGGACTTACACTGCTTTATTTTGCTTTTAGTGGCATCGACCTGAAAGAGCTCATGCTACAGATCAAACAGGCCGATTACCGGTGGGTAGCGTTTTCTGTTCTGTTTGCCGTACTGGCTTTGATCTTCAGGGCATACCGGTGGAGATTATTACTGGCGCCCATGGATATGCGTCCTAAAGTGTCCCATATCTTTCATGCAATCAATATTGGTTACCTGGCTAATTTCGTATTTCCACGGATCGGTGAAATCACGCGTTGCGGAGTATTGAACCGTACCGATAAATTACCTGTCGACCGGGTATTCGGAACCGTCATCGTCGAAAGGATATTCGATATGCTGATGGCCGTACTGATGCTGCTCCTCATATTATTATTAAAATTCGACATGGTGGGTGGTTTCATCACACATCATATCTTTGATCCGGTGATAGAGAGAATTCCGGGGAAAAGAAGCATCATCTGGATCGTCATCATTTTTGTACTGACCATATTGGCATTTGTCCTTATATGGAAAATCTTCAGGACACAACTGGCAAAGATCACCATGTTACGAAAAATAAAAGGTTGGTTGACAGGAATATTCAACGGGATCAAATCCATATACAAAATGAAAAGTTTTGGTACATTCCTGTTATTAAATATCATTATATTTGCCATGTACTTCTTGCAGACATATGTCATGTTCTTTTCCCTGAATGTTACGTCATCACTGGGTTTGTCCGATGCACTGTTCATTCTTGTGTTAAGTACGCTGTCATTTGTCATACCGGTACAGGGAGGTATTGGAGCTTATCATTGGATTGTTTCGATGGGATTAACCATATTCGGACTTTCCCGTGAAGATGGAATGGTTTATGCCACGATATCCCATTCCACGACTTCGTTGGTGCTCATTATACTGGGAAGCGTATCATTGATTTTTGTATTCTACAGTAAAAAATTCAGGAATAATCATACCATAAATATATCTAAACAAAAGTAA
- a CDS encoding aspartate 1-decarboxylase — protein MKIEVLKSKIHRVTVIEADLNYIGSITIDEDLMDAANLIENEKVSIVNINNGERFDTYVIKGSRGTGMICLNGPAARKVAVGDVVIIMSYAILDFEEAKTFSPTVIFPDTETNKLVR, from the coding sequence ATGAAAATAGAAGTTTTAAAATCCAAGATACACAGGGTAACTGTTATTGAAGCGGACCTTAATTACATTGGCAGTATCACCATTGATGAAGACCTGATGGATGCAGCCAACCTGATCGAAAATGAAAAGGTTTCCATAGTCAATATCAACAACGGAGAGCGTTTTGACACATACGTCATTAAGGGAAGCCGGGGAACAGGGATGATCTGCCTTAACGGACCTGCTGCCAGGAAAGTTGCCGTAGGCGATGTGGTCATTATCATGTCTTATGCCATCTTGGATTTTGAAGAAGCAAAAACATTTTCTCCCACGGTGATCTTTCCCGATACTGAAACCAACAAGTTAGTCAGATAG
- the panC gene encoding pantoate--beta-alanine ligase, translating to MKIFETKRALAEELHPFKEKGMSIGFVPTMGALHQGHISLIEQCRKENCVTVASIFVNPTQFNDQNDLVNYPRTFPEDVEKLNDVGCDYLFAPEVNEIYPEKDTRQFDFGMLDKVMEGAFRPGHFNGVAQVVTKLFDMVQPEKAYFGEKDFQQLAIIRYIVKKLGYPVEIVACPIIREPDGLAMSSRNTRLTAAQRKSAPLIAQTLFESKKKVASMPLKDLKEWVINQINRSEELNVEYFDIVDRESLQPAIIYQENALQGCIAVFAGKVRLIDNIAY from the coding sequence ATGAAGATTTTTGAAACGAAAAGAGCACTGGCTGAGGAGTTGCATCCATTTAAAGAAAAAGGGATGTCTATAGGATTCGTTCCTACCATGGGTGCTTTACATCAGGGACATATTTCCCTGATAGAACAGTGTCGTAAAGAAAACTGCGTTACAGTAGCCAGTATTTTCGTAAATCCTACCCAATTCAACGACCAGAATGATCTGGTCAACTACCCCAGGACATTTCCGGAAGATGTTGAAAAACTGAATGATGTAGGTTGCGATTATTTATTTGCTCCTGAGGTCAATGAAATATATCCGGAAAAGGATACCCGGCAATTCGATTTCGGCATGCTGGACAAAGTCATGGAAGGCGCTTTCCGGCCGGGCCATTTTAATGGGGTTGCACAGGTAGTCACGAAATTATTTGATATGGTTCAACCGGAGAAAGCTTATTTTGGTGAAAAGGATTTCCAGCAACTGGCCATTATCCGGTATATCGTGAAAAAATTAGGTTATCCCGTAGAAATCGTCGCTTGCCCGATCATCCGCGAACCGGACGGCCTGGCCATGAGTTCCCGTAATACGCGCCTCACCGCAGCCCAGAGAAAGAGTGCCCCATTAATTGCACAAACACTGTTTGAAAGCAAAAAAAAGGTGGCATCCATGCCTCTTAAAGACTTGAAAGAATGGGTGATCAACCAGATCAACCGTTCTGAAGAGTTGAACGTAGAATATTTTGACATTGTCGACCGGGAATCCCTGCAACCTGCAATAATCTACCAGGAAAACGCATTACAGGGATGCATTGCCGTATTTGCCGGAAAAGTAAGGCTCATTGATAACATTGCATATTGA
- the xth gene encoding exodeoxyribonuclease III, whose translation MLKSIYSYNVNGLRAAMNKGFDEWLQDKQPDILCLQETKIQMEQVDTSVFDRLGYRHYWFCAEKKGYSGVSILTKDKPDRIVYGMGVDKYDAEGRMIRADFGDVSVISVYFPSGTSGEARQAFKMVFLSDFLEYIENLRKERPNLVISGDYNIAHTEKDINYPEKHHKMSGFLPEERAWMDQFLAHGYVDTFRMFHSEPNQYSWWSYRSRAREKDLGWRIDYNTVTESMRGRVKDASIMQSAVHSDHCPVIVSVDI comes from the coding sequence ATGTTAAAAAGTATATATTCATATAATGTGAATGGCTTGCGTGCGGCCATGAATAAAGGATTTGACGAATGGTTACAGGATAAGCAGCCGGATATATTGTGTCTCCAGGAAACCAAGATACAGATGGAACAAGTTGATACATCTGTATTTGATCGCCTGGGTTATCGTCATTATTGGTTCTGTGCCGAGAAAAAAGGTTACAGTGGCGTATCTATTTTAACCAAGGACAAACCGGACCGGATCGTGTATGGTATGGGGGTTGATAAGTACGATGCAGAAGGACGTATGATACGGGCTGATTTCGGTGATGTGAGTGTCATTTCGGTTTATTTTCCTTCCGGTACTTCAGGAGAAGCCAGGCAGGCTTTTAAGATGGTTTTCCTGTCCGACTTTCTCGAATATATAGAGAACTTAAGGAAGGAACGTCCTAATCTGGTCATATCCGGAGACTACAACATAGCCCATACCGAAAAAGATATCAATTATCCAGAAAAGCACCATAAAATGTCTGGTTTTTTGCCGGAAGAAAGGGCATGGATGGACCAGTTCCTGGCACACGGATATGTAGACACCTTCCGGATGTTCCATAGCGAACCGAACCAGTATAGCTGGTGGAGTTACCGTTCACGGGCAAGGGAGAAGGATCTGGGATGGAGAATAGACTATAATACGGTGACGGAAAGTATGCGCGGAAGGGTCAAAGATGCGTCCATCATGCAGAGTGCCGTGCATTCCGATCATTGTCCTGTAATCGTATCGGTCGACATTTAA
- a CDS encoding tetratricopeptide repeat protein yields the protein MRYMTICFLFCTTLYAQNKNYDQAWELYISGQYEEALRKIHLYIEEDSTHYRSYFLKGKVFENLYRYDHAILSYQRALRLNEKSTEAKSALAMLYLQSGQPHTAIRLYEELVTDEPEKLRWKITLANALQSAGKYANALDLLKQVTDQDTLNWLVYKNMGDCYFRLDSMDHAAGCYQKSLDRYPNNRALYGLLMKIYISMEQPEKAIDIGKEAIERDSMNVEAWKQTGVAWYRQGRTKYAMKALEKTLELGDTSTTTSRHYGMLNYFLMDYSTAEKYMSMALKTDPDNLNTMLYLGVVHGYTGNAEKGLDVFAHMDSIIAHYDTIKYKTEVQKGFLYRRLYRYDDAAKSFIEGTKTLPYIDNYYEVALSYDMGNRKKQALDWYIRYLDLADPTWKNKKDLKETEGNKFQVYAMDRIEQLRIDLFFEEGKKDKPTTQ from the coding sequence ATGAGATATATGACCATCTGCTTTTTATTTTGCACAACGCTTTACGCACAAAATAAAAATTACGATCAGGCCTGGGAGTTATACATATCGGGGCAATATGAAGAAGCATTACGGAAGATACATCTATACATTGAGGAAGATAGTACCCATTACCGTTCTTATTTTTTAAAAGGTAAAGTATTCGAAAATCTCTACCGTTATGATCATGCAATTCTCTCATACCAACGGGCACTCCGGTTGAATGAAAAAAGTACCGAAGCAAAATCGGCTCTTGCTATGCTTTACCTTCAATCCGGACAACCTCACACAGCCATTCGCCTATATGAAGAACTGGTTACGGATGAACCTGAAAAACTCCGGTGGAAAATAACTTTGGCCAATGCGTTGCAATCGGCAGGAAAATACGCTAATGCGTTGGATTTATTAAAACAGGTCACTGACCAGGATACGCTTAACTGGCTGGTATATAAAAATATGGGAGACTGCTATTTCCGGTTGGATAGTATGGATCATGCAGCCGGTTGTTACCAAAAATCACTGGATCGTTATCCGAACAACAGGGCGCTTTACGGATTATTGATGAAAATTTATATTTCCATGGAACAACCTGAAAAGGCGATCGATATCGGAAAAGAAGCCATTGAAAGGGATTCTATGAATGTGGAAGCCTGGAAACAAACAGGCGTTGCCTGGTACCGGCAAGGTAGAACCAAATATGCCATGAAAGCGTTGGAAAAGACACTGGAACTAGGCGACACAAGCACCACAACCAGTCGCCACTACGGCATGCTGAATTATTTCCTGATGGATTATTCGACAGCTGAAAAATATATGAGCATGGCGTTGAAAACCGATCCGGATAACCTGAATACCATGCTTTACCTGGGGGTAGTTCATGGGTATACCGGAAATGCAGAAAAAGGGTTGGATGTATTCGCACATATGGATAGCATTATTGCACACTATGATACTATTAAGTACAAGACTGAAGTGCAAAAGGGATTCCTCTACCGGAGATTATACCGTTATGATGATGCCGCAAAATCGTTTATCGAAGGAACCAAAACCCTGCCCTATATCGATAATTACTACGAAGTCGCTTTATCCTATGATATGGGAAACAGGAAAAAACAAGCCCTGGACTGGTATATCAGGTATCTGGACCTGGCCGATCCCACATGGAAAAATAAAAAAGACCTGAAAGAAACGGAAGGAAATAAATTCCAGGTATATGCTATGGACCGGATCGAACAACTAAGGATCGATTTATTTTTTGAAGAAGGAAAAAAGGACAAACCAACCACCCAATAG
- a CDS encoding DUF2179 domain-containing protein, giving the protein MSDLFDGQTYQYIVLPIIVFFARICDVTLGTLRIVFVSKGKKNLAPVLGFFEVFIWIVVISQILKSVDNFVCYFAYAGGYAAGNFIGMHIEERIAIGVLLIKVFSSKDLVPLQKELSQSGFGTTLIDGDGSVGKVKILYAVINRKAFDKVEKILTGFDPSLFYVIEDVRSAKAGIFPTTKRFNAPFQRVLRRARPGK; this is encoded by the coding sequence ATGAGTGATCTTTTTGACGGGCAAACCTATCAATATATAGTACTGCCGATAATTGTCTTTTTTGCACGGATCTGTGATGTTACACTGGGTACTTTACGTATTGTATTTGTTTCCAAAGGGAAAAAAAACCTGGCTCCGGTACTTGGATTTTTTGAAGTCTTTATATGGATTGTTGTGATCAGCCAGATATTAAAAAGCGTCGATAACTTTGTCTGTTATTTTGCCTATGCAGGAGGATATGCGGCCGGCAACTTTATCGGAATGCATATCGAAGAACGTATCGCCATAGGAGTTCTGTTGATCAAGGTCTTTTCATCCAAGGACCTGGTACCGTTGCAAAAAGAGCTTTCCCAGTCCGGATTTGGCACGACACTGATTGACGGAGACGGATCTGTTGGTAAAGTGAAAATTCTATATGCAGTCATCAATCGGAAAGCATTTGATAAGGTTGAAAAGATATTGACTGGTTTTGATCCTTCCTTGTTCTATGTCATTGAAGATGTCCGTTCGGCCAAGGCAGGTATCTTTCCTACGACCAAACGTTTCAATGCCCCGTTTCAGCGTGTACTCAGGCGTGCCCGTCCGGGGAAATAA
- a CDS encoding HD domain-containing protein → MDSKKQLLKRIAALVSENKELKEKYKSISESFDQLSEELERYKKRSMDETAGKKQKGNYKQVRFDTVTILFVEIKGFSTILDTSSDMTSQMDKLDALLFRFNEVAEKHRLVKLQSIGDNFICAGGIPEKNITNPITVTIAALEMLHIVEKEAELGGQQIWKLNIGIHTGSVISRMDSKDQNYHLKGDTVNVVSRIVSVGKENTITISASTYELIKELFDCTYFNTLPVKYQNRLELFTVNGIHSRFALDKNRYLPNDAFRIQFLLIQFGDLQEHVLDMLEKKLPDFLYYHNVKHTVDVVTESELIGWAEGLNDQQLLLLKTAALFHDAGHTISYADHEERSTEIAREMLPHYQYTPQEIDEICRIIMATKLPPKPTDILEEIICDSDLDYLGRTDFIPVSNALYEELKAQNKMTSLNEWNKLQIKFIGSHQYFTKTGRNLREVKKQEQIERIKQLIED, encoded by the coding sequence ATGGATTCAAAGAAACAATTGTTAAAACGGATTGCTGCGCTTGTCTCTGAGAACAAGGAATTAAAGGAAAAGTACAAGTCGATTTCCGAATCTTTTGATCAATTGTCGGAAGAGTTAGAGCGATATAAAAAACGCTCAATGGATGAAACTGCCGGTAAAAAGCAGAAAGGAAATTATAAACAGGTAAGGTTTGATACGGTTACCATATTATTTGTAGAAATAAAGGGTTTTTCCACTATCCTTGATACTTCTTCAGATATGACATCCCAAATGGATAAGTTGGATGCATTATTGTTTCGGTTTAATGAAGTAGCTGAAAAACACCGTTTGGTAAAATTACAAAGTATCGGTGATAACTTTATTTGTGCGGGAGGTATTCCTGAAAAAAATATCACCAATCCGATTACTGTGACAATTGCAGCACTGGAAATGTTACATATTGTTGAGAAAGAGGCTGAGTTGGGAGGCCAACAGATATGGAAGCTGAATATTGGTATCCATACAGGCTCGGTGATATCCAGGATGGATAGTAAGGATCAGAATTATCATTTAAAGGGAGATACGGTGAATGTCGTTTCCCGTATCGTATCGGTAGGAAAAGAAAATACCATTACTATTTCAGCCTCCACTTATGAATTGATCAAAGAATTATTTGATTGTACCTATTTCAATACCCTTCCCGTAAAATACCAGAATAGACTGGAATTGTTCACGGTAAATGGTATTCATTCAAGGTTTGCTTTGGATAAGAACAGGTACCTTCCCAATGATGCCTTCAGGATACAATTCCTGCTGATACAATTCGGTGATTTGCAGGAGCATGTGTTGGACATGCTGGAAAAGAAATTGCCGGACTTTTTGTATTACCATAATGTAAAGCATACTGTAGATGTTGTGACGGAAAGTGAGTTGATCGGTTGGGCTGAAGGCCTGAATGACCAACAGTTGCTGTTGCTTAAAACAGCTGCGCTTTTTCACGATGCCGGACATACTATTTCTTATGCGGACCATGAGGAGCGAAGTACTGAGATTGCGCGGGAAATGCTTCCCCACTATCAATATACACCCCAGGAAATAGATGAAATATGCAGGATTATTATGGCGACTAAATTGCCTCCCAAGCCTACAGATATCCTTGAAGAAATTATATGCGATTCTGATCTGGATTATTTAGGACGTACGGATTTTATTCCTGTGTCCAATGCCTTATACGAAGAGTTAAAAGCACAAAATAAAATGACATCGTTGAATGAATGGAACAAACTTCAAATAAAGTTCATCGGATCGCATCAATATTTTACCAAGACCGGAAGGAATTTACGTGAAGTAAAAAAACAGGAGCAAATTGAACGGATCAAACAGTTGATAGAAGATTGA
- a CDS encoding PhoH family protein — MFLMIEKLIYLEGIDPLDLYGVNNLLYEKIRSFFPKLKIVARGDEIKVMGEQPEIERFEHVLQYLISYHQKYNQLTEADIVKIMEDTVAAELDLSGVDDSVIVYGNNGKSIRARTVNQRLLVDEYGKNDLLFAIGPAGTGKTYTAIALAVSAFRNKSVKKIILTRPAVEAGEKLGFLPGDMKEKLDPYLQPLYDALHDMIPPRKLADLIEAGTVQIAPLAYMRGRTLDNAFVILDEAQNATVNQLKMFLTRMGRNAKFIVTGDITQIDLPNKNLSGLNSTVHLLKDIKGISVIHFDQRDIVRHPLVKDIVAAYDRQEEKEKNKNNKE, encoded by the coding sequence ATTTTTTTAATGATAGAAAAACTGATTTACTTGGAGGGTATTGACCCTCTTGATTTATATGGTGTAAATAATTTATTGTACGAAAAGATAAGGAGTTTTTTTCCTAAGTTGAAAATAGTGGCCCGTGGCGATGAAATCAAGGTAATGGGCGAACAGCCGGAAATAGAACGTTTCGAACATGTGTTACAATATCTGATCAGCTACCATCAAAAATACAATCAACTTACCGAAGCGGATATTGTTAAGATCATGGAAGATACTGTGGCCGCCGAATTGGATTTGTCGGGTGTGGATGACAGTGTGATTGTCTACGGCAACAACGGTAAGAGCATACGTGCCCGTACTGTGAATCAACGGTTGTTGGTGGATGAATATGGAAAAAATGACTTGTTGTTTGCTATCGGTCCGGCAGGTACAGGAAAGACATATACAGCTATAGCTTTGGCTGTGAGTGCTTTTAGGAATAAATCAGTCAAAAAGATTATTCTGACCAGGCCCGCTGTCGAAGCAGGGGAGAAGCTCGGATTTTTACCGGGGGATATGAAAGAGAAGCTTGACCCTTATTTGCAACCGCTATATGATGCTTTGCACGATATGATCCCGCCGCGCAAACTGGCTGACCTGATTGAAGCCGGTACCGTTCAGATAGCTCCTTTGGCTTATATGCGCGGAAGGACGCTGGATAATGCCTTTGTGATATTGGACGAGGCACAGAATGCTACTGTCAACCAGTTAAAAATGTTTCTCACCCGGATGGGACGGAATGCTAAATTTATTGTTACCGGTGATATCACACAAATCGATCTTCCGAATAAAAACCTTTCCGGACTGAATTCAACTGTTCATTTATTGAAGGATATCAAAGGTATTTCAGTCATTCATTTTGATCAGCGTGATATCGTCAGACACCCATTGGTGAAAGACATTGTTGCGGCTTATGACCGGCAGGAAGAAAAAGAAAAAAATAAAAATAATAAAGAGTAA
- a CDS encoding phosphoribosylaminoimidazolesuccinocarboxamide synthase encodes MNALTKTNFHFPEQKSLYVGKVRDVYDIDGRYLVMVVSDRISAFDVVLPRGIPYKGQVLNQIASKFLDATADIVPNWKIASPDPMVTIGHRCAPFKVEMVIRGYLTGHAWREYQSGKRMLCGVPLPDGMKENQKFDRPIITPTTKADEGHDLDISREEIIRQHLVSEADYIQLESYTQALFARGTQMAAEKGLILVDTKYEFGKKDGKIYLIDEIHTPDSSRYFYANGYEDRLAKNEPQKQLSKEFVRQWLISNGFQGKEGQQVPEMTDDYVHQVSERYIELFEKITGETFQKANTDHLEQRIETNITGYLKDLL; translated from the coding sequence ATGAATGCACTTACAAAAACCAATTTCCATTTTCCGGAACAAAAAAGCCTGTATGTCGGAAAAGTTAGGGATGTATATGATATCGACGGTCGTTATTTAGTAATGGTGGTAAGTGACCGCATATCGGCGTTTGATGTTGTCTTACCCAGGGGTATTCCATATAAGGGACAGGTATTGAATCAGATAGCATCAAAGTTTTTGGATGCTACGGCTGATATTGTACCTAACTGGAAAATTGCATCTCCGGATCCTATGGTGACCATAGGGCATCGTTGTGCGCCTTTTAAAGTAGAAATGGTTATACGCGGGTACCTTACAGGGCACGCATGGCGTGAATATCAATCGGGAAAACGTATGCTATGCGGCGTCCCTCTACCTGATGGTATGAAAGAAAATCAGAAATTCGATCGTCCGATCATTACTCCAACTACCAAAGCTGATGAAGGACATGACCTGGATATCTCAAGGGAAGAGATCATCAGGCAACATCTGGTTTCGGAAGCCGACTATATTCAGCTGGAGTCATATACTCAGGCTTTATTTGCCCGGGGAACACAAATGGCGGCAGAGAAAGGGTTGATTTTGGTCGATACCAAATATGAATTTGGTAAAAAAGATGGTAAAATATATTTAATTGATGAGATCCATACGCCCGATTCGTCGCGTTACTTTTATGCCAATGGTTATGAAGATCGTCTGGCAAAAAATGAACCTCAGAAACAATTATCAAAAGAGTTTGTTCGCCAATGGCTGATCAGTAATGGTTTTCAGGGAAAAGAGGGGCAACAGGTACCGGAAATGACGGATGATTATGTTCATCAGGTTTCAGAGCGATATATCGAATTGTTCGAGAAAATAACAGGAGAAACTTTCCAAAAAGCCAATACGGATCATTTGGAACAACGAATCGAAACGAACATTACAGGATACTTGAAAGACTTATTGTAG
- a CDS encoding nitroreductase family protein: MEILNGILSRRSIRKYTDEVILREKIEGLIKYGMYAPSARNKQPWHFVLLNDQVIFEKMLEFQPHTKMLADAQWGIVVCGDDTLSHTPDYWPVDCAAATQNILLAAHGMGYGAVWLGIYPRPERVSAMKEILALPPHIHAFSVISVGVPAQEPNQPERFHPERIHLNQW, translated from the coding sequence ATGGAAATATTAAATGGTATCCTTTCCCGTCGAAGCATCCGGAAATATACGGATGAAGTTATCCTGCGGGAAAAAATTGAAGGGTTGATTAAATACGGAATGTATGCACCGTCAGCACGTAATAAGCAGCCATGGCATTTTGTCTTGCTGAACGATCAGGTGATTTTTGAAAAAATGCTGGAATTCCAGCCCCATACCAAAATGTTGGCTGATGCGCAATGGGGGATTGTGGTTTGTGGTGATGATACATTGTCACATACGCCCGATTATTGGCCGGTAGATTGCGCTGCAGCAACTCAAAATATCCTGTTAGCTGCTCATGGAATGGGATATGGAGCTGTGTGGCTGGGAATATACCCTCGTCCGGAGCGGGTTTCGGCCATGAAGGAGATACTGGCATTGCCGCCTCATATTCATGCGTTTTCTGTGATATCCGTTGGAGTTCCGGCACAGGAACCGAATCAACCCGAACGTTTCCATCCTGAAAGGATACACCTGAACCAATGGTAA
- a CDS encoding septum formation initiator family protein produces MKNKGIQFIIPLLKNKFSLSFIVFFVWIVFFDSNNLIERTVSLNRVHQLEKDKIYYENKIREDHAKLDELKSNPENLEKFAREQYLMKKENEDIFIISE; encoded by the coding sequence ATGAAAAATAAGGGTATCCAGTTTATCATTCCTTTACTTAAGAATAAGTTCAGTCTTTCATTCATCGTTTTTTTTGTCTGGATCGTTTTTTTTGATTCCAATAATTTAATTGAGCGTACGGTAAGCCTGAATCGGGTGCATCAGTTGGAGAAAGATAAAATATATTATGAAAATAAGATCAGGGAAGACCATGCGAAGTTGGACGAACTGAAAAGCAATCCTGAAAATCTGGAGAAGTTTGCCCGGGAACAATATCTGATGAAAAAAGAAAACGAAGATATCTTTATTATTTCAGAATAA
- a CDS encoding Maf family nucleotide pyrophosphatase produces MTGDILLDFPVYQTPIILASGSPRRIELMKQAGFRFSVKTAANVDESYPPGLKREQIPVYLAKVKADAFLDTYGVDDMTVVITADTIVWMNDCVLGKPVSREEAIGMLSALSGNKHHVYTGVCLTSRKKQQSFFSESKVFFRKLDMNEISYYVDHYQPYDKAGAYGIQEWIGYVGIEKIEGSYFNIVGLPIQKLYCELCSFIA; encoded by the coding sequence ATGACAGGCGATATACTACTTGATTTTCCTGTCTATCAGACTCCTATTATACTTGCATCGGGATCACCCCGCCGGATCGAATTAATGAAACAGGCCGGATTCCGGTTTTCCGTAAAAACAGCTGCTAATGTAGATGAGTCTTATCCGCCGGGTTTGAAAAGGGAACAGATTCCTGTTTATCTGGCCAAGGTCAAGGCAGATGCATTCCTGGATACATATGGAGTCGATGATATGACGGTGGTCATTACAGCCGATACTATTGTCTGGATGAATGATTGTGTGCTGGGGAAACCGGTAAGCAGGGAGGAAGCGATCGGTATGTTGTCCGCATTATCCGGAAATAAGCATCATGTTTATACCGGAGTTTGTCTCACATCACGAAAAAAACAACAGTCATTCTTTTCAGAAAGCAAGGTGTTTTTCCGTAAATTGGATATGAATGAAATCAGCTATTATGTCGATCATTACCAACCGTATGATAAAGCCGGTGCATATGGGATACAGGAATGGATCGGATATGTCGGGATAGAAAAAATAGAAGGCTCTTATTTTAATATCGTTGGATTACCCATACAGAAGTTATATTGTGAACTGTGTAGCTTTATCGCCTGA